A window of Patagioenas fasciata isolate bPatFas1 chromosome 5, bPatFas1.hap1, whole genome shotgun sequence contains these coding sequences:
- the SYNE3 gene encoding nesprin-3 isoform X4: MGARLKWLAAFAKWLVQLVLEDVQNCPASAREAMNLEPGNICMFRQLHLNSWADVDAFQELETECGHFLQQRGPSSSSNAMTQQLQDEFDSSVENAEAWMKAIQERLRINDNTKGPRSALEARLRETEKIRALEPEGSSKMDLILVKADAALRIIGEDKKHEVLSKLKDIKALWEETAIYITHCHSRIEWVWLHWSEYLKAQDEFYAWIHNMRVTLEPDIELQLGLKKKQWQLNHAQVLLNDVLNQSVLLERLLEEAASLFSRIGDPSVDDNVQKRMRVEYQEIEQEAQRRVKLLAKITKEHEDYSIHVKQLQTWLNGATEKLNSCIGEATKSSAEHKLKALKEITKDLKIYGKKLKHLESQCAKVIENTSPLGAEIMKDELEELRKTLEKLRLLSSEEEERLLKIQQTESAYESQARQLEAEVQELKKDLHRLESGLDPGEVEKNEDEFVTLWKKCNATRAALAAEDSKVERLKAQLKELLRFSKDVQPHIDSVVSAVQQYRSVIGKTSKMSTDTETQLRRLFQNPLQDFEQWKPSVQMLLETPEPALAHIEAALAESSQFKEKFVTLQLKKDLLNNILGEKKAVSFLQEVAEASKEREILHKSLLQSKSKLQNLISQLKDFDAGFAPLQKKLSAIKAKLDLEKEARPDLLGKKTQLQRLQIIQDDLAELAVQMEEVEKLVQSNTAHRHEMNQLSSDSQALKRSLEMMVQQSEEHLQKHLAYNDRLSDLQQWITVAMEKIDSYQGADGEENTEDRMADLKVCSS; this comes from the exons CTTCTTCAAATGCAATGACTCAGCAGCTACAGGATGAATTTGACAGCAGCGTGGAGAATGCAGAAGCCTGGATGAAGGCCATCCAAGAGAGACTGAGGATCAATGACAACACCAAGGGACCTCGATCTGCCCTAGAAGCCAGACTGAGAGAGACTGAG AAAATACGTGCACTGGAACCAGAAGGCAGCTCCAAAATGGATTTGATTCTAGTGAAGGCAGATGCTGCTCTTCGCATCATTGGTGAGGATAAGAAGCATGAGGTACTATCTAAGCTGAAAGACATTAAAGCCTTGTGGGAAGAGACAGCCATATACATTACGCACTGCCACAG CCGTATTGAGTGGGTCTGGCTGCACTGGAGTGAGTACCTGAAAGCCCAAGATGAGTTTTACGCATGGATTCACAACATGAGGGTGACCTTGGAGCCTGACATTGAGTTGCAGCTTGGCTTGAAGAAGAAGCAGTGGCAGCTGAACCATGCTCAGGTTCTGCTGAACGATGTCTTAAATCAGTCAGTCCTGCTGGAAAGGCTActagaggaagctgcatccttgTTCAGCAGGATAGGTGACCCCAGCGTTGATGATAATGTTCAGAAGAGAATGAGGGTGGAATATCAAGAAATCGAGCAAGAAGCTCAG AGAAGAGTGAAACTGCTTGCAAAGATAACCAAGGAACATGAGGACTACAGCATTCATGTCAAACAGTTGCAAACGTGGCTGAATGGTGCGACAGAAAAATTAAACAGCTGCATTGGAGAAGCAACCAAGTCTTCGGCAGAGCACAAGTTAAAGGCACTGAAG GAAATTACCAAAGACTTAAAGATATATGGAAAGAAATTGAAGCACCTTGAAAGTCAGTGTGCAAAGGTGATCGAGAATACGTCCCCACTCGGAGCTGAGATAATGAAGGATGAACTCGAAGAGCTAAGAAAGACCTTGGAGAAGTTGAGGCTGCTGAGtagtgaggaggaggagagattGCTCAAGATCCAACAGACAGAAAGTGCCTATGAGTCCCAAGCCAGACAATTAGAAGCAGAAGTCCAGGAGCTGAAAAAAGATCTACACAGACTAGAAAGTGGCCTGGACCCTGGGGAAGTGGAAAAGAATGAAGACGAGTTTGTAACTCTGTGGAAAAAATGCAAT GCAACgagagcagctctggctgccgaAGACTCCAAGGTTGAGAGGCTGAAGGCTCAGCTTAAGGAACTACTACGGTTCTCCAAAGATGTGCAGCCACACATTGATAGTGTTGTCTCTGCAGTACAGCAGTATCGAAG TGTTATAGGCAAGACATCTAAAATGAGCACTGATACAGAAACCCAGCTGAGAAGACTCTTCCAAAATCCCCTGCAAGATTTTGAACAGTGGAAGCCATCAGTGCAGATGCTTCTGGAGACTCCGGAGCCAGCGCTGGCTCATATTGAG GCTGCTCTAGCTGAAAGCTCCCAGTTCAAAGAGAAGTTTGTGACATTACAGCTGAAGAAAGATTTGCTAAACAATATCCTTGGTGAAAAAAAAGCGGTGTCTTTCCTGCAAGAAGTAGCTGAAGCTTCAAAGGAGAGAGAAATTCTACACAAAAGTCTGCTGCAAAGCAAGAGCAAACTCCAG AATTTGATATCACAACTTAAGGACTTTGATGCTGGTTTTGCACCTTTGCAGAAGAAATTATCTGCCATCAAAGCCAAATTAGATCTAGAGAAGGAAGCGCGGCCTGACCTCTTGGGTAAAAAGACACAACTCCAGAGACTCCAG ATAATACAAGATGACTTGGCAGAGCTTGCAGTTCAAATGGAGGAGGTAGAGAAGCTTGTTCAGTCAAATACTGCACACAGGCATGAAATGAACCAACTTTCATCTGACTCTCAGGCCCTGAAGAGATCACTGGAG ATGATGGTACAGCAAAGTGAAGAGCACCTTCAGAAGCATTTGGCATATAATGACAGACTTTCTGACCTCCAACAGTGGATCACAGTAGCCATGGAGAAGATTGACTCCTATCAGGGAGCTGATGGAGAGGAGAACACTGAGGACAGGATGGCAGACCTCAAG GTATGTTCTAGCTAG